The proteins below are encoded in one region of Myxocyprinus asiaticus isolate MX2 ecotype Aquarium Trade chromosome 13, UBuf_Myxa_2, whole genome shotgun sequence:
- the LOC127450264 gene encoding protein Tob1-like: MQLEIQVALNFIISYLYNKLPRRRVNIFGEELERQLKQKYEGHWYPDKPYKGSGFRCIHVGEKVDPVVEKAAKESGLDIEDVRNNLPQDLSVWIDPYEVSYQIGEKGPVKVLYVDDSNENGLELDKEIKNSFNPEAQVFMPISEPVGMSPTSSSPSPPFGQSAVVSPTFMRRSTQHLTFTTASFAATKFGSTKMKTNGRNANKVAQTSPINLGLNVNNLLKQKAMSTSMHSLYGVGLGGQQQKPSALSPNAKEFVFPNLQGQGSPSALFPGETSLNLSPLPYNNAFDVFTAYGGLNEKSLMDSLNFSLSSMQYSNQQFQPVMAN, from the coding sequence ATGCAGCTTGAAATCCAAGTAGCACTCAACTTCATCATTTCATACCTGTACAATAAGCTGCCCCGGCGACGCGTCAACATTTTCGGTGAGGAGTTGGAACGACAGCTGAAACAGAAATATGAGGGACATTGGTACCCTGACAAGCCATACAAAGGGTCTGGATTCAGGTGTATACATGTCGGAGAGAAAGTGGACCCAGTTGTGGAGAAAGCAGCCAAAGAAAGCGGGTTGGACATTGAGGATGTCCGCAACAACCTGCCTCAGGACCTCAGTGTCTGGATCGATCCTTACGAGGTGTCTTATCAGATCGGAGAGAAGGGACCTGTCAAAGTGCTCTATGTGGATGACAGTAATGAGAATGGTCTGGAGTTGGACAAGGAGATCAAGAACAGCTTTAACCCCGAAGCCCAGGTCTTCATGCCAATTAGCGAACCTGTGGGCATGTCTCCCACCTCCAGTTCCCCGTCCCCACCTTTCGGCCAATCGGCAGTGGTTAGTCCCACCTTCATGCGCCGTTCCACACAACATTTAACTTTCACCACTGCCTCCTTTGCTGCCACCAAGTTCGGCTCTACTAAAATGAAAACCAATGGGCGGAACGCAAACAAGGTGGCCCAAACCTCCCCCATCAATCTGGGCCTAAATGTAAACAACCTTCTGAAGCAGAAAGCCATGTCTACATCAATGCATTCGCTCTACGGCGTCGGCTTAGGCGGGCAACAGCAGAAGCCCTCCGCCCTGTCTCCAAACGCCAAGGAGTTTGTGTTCCCCAACCTCCAGGGTCAGGGCAGCCCAAGTGCATTGTTCCCTGGGGAGACCTCACTGAATCTGAGCCCTCTCCCGTACAATAATGCCTTCGATGTGTTCACGGCCTACGGGGGCCTTAACGAGAAGTCCCTTATGGACAGTCTGAATTTCAGCTTGAGCAGCATGCAGTATTCGAACCAGCAATTCCAGCCAGTGATGGCCAACTAG